DNA sequence from the Sylvia atricapilla isolate bSylAtr1 chromosome 27, bSylAtr1.pri, whole genome shotgun sequence genome:
TCCAGACCTGGGCAGACAGAGATAGGGAAAAGCTCCCAGTTAAACAATCCACCCTGGAATGGGACATTAGGCACTCTTGAAGACACTCCAATGTCTCTGCTGTCCCCTAGAGGATGCCCACAGCCAGGTGGCACATGGTGACAGTGACTGGTAgagctgtgctcacagcagccagcaccTGGCTTCCAAGGAAAACCCGAACTTCCCATGTaggctgtccctggagctgtccccATTTCCCCATACCAGTgccccaggctgtccctgtccccagggcagtaCCTCTCCTCTCCACGGTCCAGATGCACTGCAGGACGAAGTGTGGGACCGTGCCCCGCTCCCGCTCACACAGCGCCAGCAGCGAGCAGCCAAAAACCTGGTCTAGGAACACAGCAGGGACATGAGCATGGCCAGGGGACACCAGGAGGGTGGCTAGTGGGGGACAGGGTTGGGGACAGAGGGTCTTGTTCCCATAGGAGTATCTCGCTGGGTAGCTGGAGGTGATGGGACACATTCGAGCCCGACACCAAGATGCTGGGTCAGGGGTGGGCTTGGTCACTCAACCTGGTGTCACAGCTTCATCCTTGGCTGTCCCCAcctgctctccagcctggagACATCCCGAGGGACTCAGGCCCATTTCGGCACCCACTCTCGATAGGCCCTGACACCCCATCTCAGCACCTAGTCCAGATCTACCCACATCTCAGCATGTATCCTTGATCCAGCCCCGCATACCCACCCTTAATGTAGCCCCTCTCCCGCAGGGATTGCAGCGTCGGCCGCCTCTGCAGGAACTTGCGGAGTTTGTTCCGGACTCTGCTGGTGTCATTCTCGGCACTGCCCGTCACCTGCCCGGCCGCTGGTGGAGACACGGCACACGTCAGCACCATCCTGAGGGTCTGACCAGGGCCTCCCAGGCCCGTCCCATGCCCGGGGACCCGCAGGGTGGGTGGTTTTGCCGGGGTCCCCGTGCCCATCCCGGGTGCCAGTGCTCACCTGCCCTCCTCTCCTCGCCACCCCCCAGCTTCTCCCGGGAGCCGAATTCAGCCCGAAtttcagcctcctcctcctctccggGGATGTCAGAGCCCTAAGGAAGGGGCACTGTGAGATGCTGGGGCCTGGCCCCAGGGTGGCTGCGGGGCGGGGAACCTTGCTCACCCTCCGGCCGATGCTGTCGGCGATGGCCCTGTGCCAAGCGGTGATGATCTGTTCCGAGTCATGCTGGATGAGGAATTCTGAACCCTCCCGCGTCCTCAGCTGACAGAGCAAGAGGCAAAGGTCAGGGAaagggcacagggctgctgcaacCACTCGGATTTGGGAACCAGGACATGGCTGAGCCTGGCGCCAACTCCGATGACAGCAGACGGTGCCATTTGTTGAGGAGCTGGAGCGGCTGCTCCTTGTGCAAAGGCCCTCTGGGAGTAAAGATGTCCCTTGGTGACCTCTCCGTGCCCATCAGAACGGGACAGTGACTGGCAGTGCAGTGTCTCTGTACTCCGTCCCACCCTGgcatgtccccagtgtccccacttCCATCCCCTGCACCACTGCTGGGATGAACTGGGCAGGTGTGGCACTGCCTTGTGGCCAACGTGTGGACCTTGGGATGTGACCAGTGTCcctcctgctgtcacctgctTACCTCCAGGACATTCTTCTTGCTGGACTTGTCCTTGCCAGCCCAGGTGAGGGTGGCCCCGCGCAGCTCCACCGTGTGCTCGGGGGTCGTCAGGGTGCTGGGATGCCGCTGTGGGGACAAGGGGATGAGAGTGGCACCTGCCCAGAGGAGATGGGGACACCGGGATCCTGCTGGGGGGTGTGGGCTGCCCTCCCAGAAAGTCAAGGTGGCCAGATGTCCTCTATGGgacccctctgtcccctcctaTGGTCTCTGCAAGACTAGGACATGGGACTGCTGTGGTGGGGTGAGGGTCATGGCTACCAGCTTGGGGATGGCCAGGTCCCAGGGCTGCCATCATCTCAAGGGAGAtttccagccctccccagggacCCCGGCTGGCCCCAGCTTTGGGGTCCCTTCTCAGTGTCActgcaggaagggagagggTGGCTGCCCTCAAGGAGGGGAATTTTGCAGTGGGAGAGCATCAGACCCACTGCTTCCCCCCATGCCCTGGGTTTCGGAGTACTTTGGCCACAATCCCCCTGCCCCAAGAGCCTCTGCACCCCCAGACAGAGCCCTGAACCCCCGAGGGGAGGCCAGCACTGCCTCCCCCAGCTGTGGGTTCCCTGTCTTCCCCCCCGCCCGCTGTCACCACAGGGTGTTGCAAGACCCACAGCAACTTCTGCATCCTGCGGCAGCCGCTGGGCACTGCGGGGGAGGACTGGACGCGGGGGGGATTGAGGCCGgttctgcttcctcctgctggtTCCCACCAGCTCCGGGTGCTCCGACACTGGCACCCgtgggagtgtgtgtgtgtgctgggagggtGAGTGGACgtgtcccagtgctggggttTCTGTGCAGGGCACCTGCCCTGGCCTGTGGGTCCTTGTCCCATCCTTCAAGTGCTGATCCCCCCCATGGTGCCAGGGGTCCTGTTTTGTGGGTGCTAGCCCTAATCTCTGGATGTCGGCCTCATCCTATGGGTGCTGGTCCCATCCTGCAGCTTTGACCCCACCCTGTGGATCCTTGTCCTGTCCTACAGATGCTGGTCCTATTTTGTGGATGCTGGCCCCATTCTGTGGGTGCAGGCTATGGTCTCCCTTCCCCAAAAGCCTCTGCACCCCCTAGACAGAGCCCTGAACCCCCACCCCAGAGGTGAGGCCAGCACCGTGTTCCCTGTGGGTGCTGCCCCCATCCTACATATGCTGGCTGCATCCTGTTAGTCCTTGTCCAGTCCCATGggtgctggccctgccccaagggtgctggccctgccccaaGGGTGCTGGCCCTGTCCCATGGGTGCTGGCCCTGTCCCATGGGTGCTGGTTCCATCCCAtgggcactgccctggcccAAGGCCATTGAGGCTCTTACCAAGGCACTGGCAGCTGAGTGCTTGGAGTCCTTGAAGAAGGTGAGGATCCCCCCTTCCAGCACGGTCCAGGAAGAGCTCCAGTTCTtcctgggaaggagagcaggggtcacacagagctgtgggacagcacagctccttccccctGCTGTCTCCTGTCTCCAGtggcaggggacacggggatgtTCTTACCGGAGCCGCTTCCCTCTGTCCAATGTCTTGGTCCGGTTGAGCACGCCGGCTTTTTCGAGGCATTTAAACTGGAAAGTAAAGGTGGGGATGTCAAATTTGCCCCTTGCTCTCCCTGGTGCTGGGGTGAGGGCAGGCTGGGTGCCCCTCCCTGATGctcaccttctcctccttgcTTCCCGGTGCCGGTGACATGGCGCCATGCCAGGCAAAGAGCCCGCTgtcctggctggagctgctgctggcccgCTCCTGGCGGCTGCCCAAAGgcacctgggcagggaggggtcAGGTGATGCCCAAGGTGTCCCTGCTAGgagggggctgtgctgtgcaccAGTGGCACCCCAGAGCCCCTGTAACCCCTGCTCTGTGGGCTTGTATGTTAATCCCTGGCAGTCACCTCTCTCTACATCTTTGTCCCTGATCTTGTCCCCAAACCCACTGCTAACCCTGTCCTTATCCATAacccatccctgtcccccatCCTAGCTCCTATCCCTGTGTTCATCTTCCATTCCCAGTCctcttccctgtccccattcccatccctattcccatccctgtcccataCCTTGTCACGGCCGAAGTGCTCGGGGTAGAACATGATTCCCTCAGGGTGGCTGTGCCCGTACCAGCCTGGGGGTGAGCCCAGCTCCTCGGGGCGCCTTGGGGACAGGCAGAGAGAGGCCCCCTGATCATAGGAGCCCACAGGCGAATAGTCCTCCTCAGGATAACACTCCAGCTCATCTGGAGACAGGTCAGGATAATCCGTTTCTGGAGTGGGTGGCTGGAGGGAAGAGACAGTTCAAGATCTTGGCCCAACCAAGAGATCTGCATCCCTGTACTGCTTGTCCAGGTGAGGGCTGCCCCATCTCCATTATCTCCATTCCCGTCTCCCTCTCAATCCCAGTCTCCATCtccattcccattcctgttGCCATCTCCATCTCAATCCCAGTAACCATTCTCATCTCCATCCTCATCTGCGCCTTCATCTTCATTCTCATCCCTGTCTCTCATCTCCAACTTCATCCCTGTCTCCATCTCCATTCCCCTCCCTTTCTACATCCCTCTATCTGTTCCCATCTCCATTTCCAATGTTTCCATATTCATCTTCATTGCATCTCCCATCCTTTCTCAATCTTCAGCTCTGCCTCCATTTCCATCCCGCCCCTGTTTCCATTTGCATTCTCATCCTTTCTTACATCCCTGTATCCATATCCATGTCCATCTGTCTTCTTTCCCATCTGTCTCCATCTGTTTCCATCTCCATCCCAATCTCCATTGCATCTCCCACACCTTTCTCAATCCCAGTCTGTCTCCATTTCCGTCCCACTCCTTTctcatctccatccccatccccgtcTCTGCTCCCACCCCAAGCCCATCCCCGCGCCTCGCCGGGTGCTCACCCTCTGCTCCATGGGCCCGTACCGCGTCCCCCCAGGGTGCATCTCCTGGGGGCTGCCTGTGTCTCTCGCAGTGGGGGGGTCCCACGACGTCTCACCTGTCACCGAATTATAGAAAAACGTCTGTCCGCTTCCTTCATCCACGTGTTGTTCCCACTCAGGAAGCTCCGGGCTGTGTGCGAGTGAGGAGGCGGGAGAGGCGGCGGGACTCACTCCATCGGCCGCCTGCCCGAAGGGACAATCCCACGTGGTCTCGCCCGTCACCGGGttataataaaacaaatgtCCACTGTCCGTGTCCGTGTGGGTTTCCCAGTCTGACACGGAGCTGCCAGGCTcctctggagctgagctggcgGCAGCAGCCTCTTCCCGCAGCTCCTGGATGTTGAGGTAGATGGGATCAGGTGTCTCCTCCGACTCCTTGTGTGCCTGGGGGAACACGCatgtgtcactgctgcagctgggatggcATTCCTGGGACGTCCCCACTATGGTGACCGGGTGGCTGATGGGTGAGGTACTGAAGAGCTGGATCCTGCCTTGGCTGCTGGGTCACCCTCGTGCCCAGGCCCCTAAAATTAtggggcaggaggtgccagTGATGGGGTGTGGGAGGCGAGGAGGTGGAGaggggcacccacagcacccagagtGGGGCAGAGcacacccagggacacagggatgagCACATGGAGGGACATGGAGGTCCCCAGTGCCAGTACCTGTGTCACTACTGCATGTGTcatctgctgctggcagcaccctCACAACCAGCACCACGTCACTGGCACATGCACAACCAACTGCATGCATCATCTGCACCACTGGTTCCCTTGTCACTGCATCATCAGTACCTGCATCATCAGCATCCACTTCAGCACCTGCATCACTGATACCTGCATCATCCACACCTGCATCACTAGTACCTGCATCACCCTCTGCATACAGCACCTGCATCATTGGCACCTACACCACTGGTACGTGCAtcacctgctctgtgcagcacccACATCACTGGCACCCAAACCACGAACACCCACAACCTCTGCGGTCATCTGACATCTGCGGTCCCAACGCTTCCAACCTGCTCATCCCCTGCACCCGCAGCCTCCACTCCCACCTCTCCAGCAACAGCACCCCAAAACTCACACCCATCTCACCCACACTTGTACCCCAGCACCCTCATTGCCTGCaccctgggacacttccagcaCCCACAGACAGCCCTGGTGTCCCGCCCAGAGCCGGATGCCAAACCAGACAGTCCTATCACCACATCCCAAAATAGCatccccagcaccagcctggctgaCTCCCACCTGTGGGGCTGCTTGGGGTAGGGGGATGTGTCCCCTGGGACCAGAAgggtgctgcctgcagggaacTCCCTCCTGTCACCCTTTGATTTTACAGCCTGAGTCTCTCACTAATGGCTGCGGGACAAAGGTCCCAACTCCAGCCCTGTCTCCACCCAAGGGAGGTGACAGTGggtccctggggacaccctgatTCAGAGTGGAACAGCAGCTCGATGACACCCCTCATCCTCCCCCCATTACCCCATGACCCCCGCACCATGGTGAGCAAGGCCAGAAGCCGCTGGGGGGTCTGCCCTCCtcctggggacaagggacatgGGGGTGGCAAGGGCAGATTCCTGGCATGGAGCCCCCCCAGCACCTCTCCCTCCCCCAGGGCTGCATCCCTGGGGGTTCCTCACTGCCGGGGGGGCTGGATGCCCCTCCCTGCTTTGGGATGCACATTGTGGCACCCACCGGTGCCCATAAACCCGCAGGGAAACCCAAAGGGAAGCTTGGTGAGGGGTGACGCCAAAACACCCCCCTGTCCCCCGGCTGGGTGCACCCTTGGGTGCTGCCTACCTTCCCcaagtgcagcagctgcaacaCCCTGCTCCGGGCCCGCTGTGGACCCCCTGGTGCCTGGTCACCCATCGTGGTGACACTGGGACAGCACTGGGGGTACCAGGGAGGGACAGCCGTGGGGACACCGTGAGGCTCCGGTGACGCCGCTGGCACCCTGAGCCGGGCCCTGCACCCACGGTGCTTCCTGCCGGGGCTCAGGCAGCGGAAGAGACGCCCAGGGCGGAACTGGCTTCTCTTGGGGTTGTTGTCACCCGCCATCCACGACCTGCCACTCGGCACCCGCTCCAGCAAAGCCAAAGCCAACCGAGCAGGAATTGCTCCAGGATGATGCCGAGCAGGAATTGCATTGGGATTATCCCCCCAATTTCGGGTGGCCCATCTGGTGTCACACTGCTCCACCAGAAGCTGATCTGGGGCTGCTACATCCCCACAACACAgggatcatcccattccaccccatCCCACGAGCGGAGGGGTGCAGATGGTGGCAGTACCAAGGTCACCATGGTCCTGCCATGCCTGATGCTGGATGGTTTTGGCACTGGTTGGATTTGGGTAGGGAAGGGGAATGCTCcagtggtggcactggggttgAGGACTATATTGGGTCACATCTAGAGGGGAGTAATTGGCTTTGAGTGTGCaaaaggcacagctgggggcacagggtgtAAAATGGGGTGAAAATAAGGTGAAAATGGGGCTCAAAATGGGGTGTAAAACACAGCCCCCTGCCACCAATACCCCACTTCCTCCAGCAGTTGCCCCAGGCAGCACAATCCCGCCCTGGATTGAAGTGGGGGACACCCAAGCTTGGGGTGCTCCAGGTACCTGGGGTTACTCCAAAGTGAGGTCTACAGGGACAAGTGAGAAAGGGACAAGGTCGTGGGACCCACCCCTCTGCCGTCACTGTCTCACACTGTGTACCCCAGCCCGCGTTGGTggccgggggcgggggggcCCACCCTTGGGTGCCCCCTCCGGGGAGGTGcaagcccagggcagagcccttTGCTACTTACTGGTGTGGAGTGAgcctgggtttggggtgtcGGGGCGCTGGCCTATGCCGGGATGCACCCAGCACCCACCTCGGTCAATAGGTGCTGCACCCAGGTGAGGCTCCCGCCCCggcagggaggagctgccgTGCTTCCCTGTTAACCCCTTTGTGCCTCCTCTCATCCCGGAACGCTCCGGGAACCCGAGGGGGACACTCCAAAACCCCCTGGGTGACACCGAGcgcccttccctgccccaggggttCTGCAGAGTGAGGGTGACCACGAGGGTGGGGGAGCTGAGGCACGGGCCAGGGGGCTGAGGGTGAAGTGTGTGCAGAGGGGTCCCTGTGTGGGGGGTCACTCACACCCTCGATATGGTTAATTCTGGCCAACCCCTACGGTGGGGTCACCTGCAGGTTTGTCCCATGGGGTCAGCTCGGTGGCGAGACATGGGGAGTCCCAGCAGTGACTACGGTGCCGGGGTGTCACCACACTCCGTGCTGGGGATCACAGGGTTATGGTGGGGGAACACGGCCACTGAATCAGTCGAGGGCCCAGCCTCCACACCCCTACCCGCTAACCCCCCCCAGCGCAGcttctggggacagcagtggggaTGTCACCGTACCTGAGCCGCGGGGCCGGCCCCCGGCCACCTCCTGGCCACGTCCCTGTCCTTGCCGGAGGCGCAGAGCGTCTCGGAGCGGCTCTTCCCGAGCGGGCGAGCCTGTCCTGGGGGGTCCCCGCGTGCCCCCATGGCAGTGGCAGTGCGTGATGCTGGAGTCACCCGCGCCAGGTCATCCAGGGAGTGCGAAGGTCTCACAGGCTCAGCGGGGTGTGGCGTCATCCCCGGGAGGACCCGAAAAGAGCTGAGTGATGGCGGTGAGTCCCTCCTGGGCACCGAGTCTCTCCTGGGCACCGAATCCCTCTGGAGCACCGAGTCCTTCCTGGGAACCGAGTCCCTCCTGGGAACCGAGTCCCTGCGGGGCACCGGGCACCCTCCTGCCGGTTCCCCCGGCTCGGCGGTGCCGATGAACCGATACTCGTAGGCTGGCGGGGGCTGAGGGACAAGCGTGGCCGGCTCTGTCGCAGCATGTCCCGATGGCGGGGGCTCAAGCGGGGCTGGGGCGGCGATGGGCGGCAGCTCCTTGACGTACTGGGCCGGGATGTAGAAGGGCCGGGCGTCCCCGCTCCTGCGGACGTGCCACCAGTGCGGGTTGGTGCGTTTGAGCAGGACATAGCGCTCGTTGGGTTTGATGGAGACCAAGGTGCCGTCCTTGGCGCGGTACTCGAAGCCGTACTCCACCAGCACCAGCGCCTCCTCCGCCGGCTCCATGGCCTCCCCGCGCCTCCGCCTGcgggacacagggcaggggaagggtgACGGCAGCGCCCAAGCCCTCCTGGGCTGAGGactccccagctcagctccctcgGGGTCCcggctgagctccagcccaaCGCGGCCGCTCCGCAAACCGCCCGAACCTGCTGGAACAGCCCTGGGGTCACCGCCACCATCCTTGCCACCATGCCCGAGAGCCCAAAGCCCCCGAGCCCCCAGTCGCTgagcccccggagcccccgAGCCGCCGGTCCCCGAGCCCCCGGACCCCCGAGCCCCGCTCTCACCTGCGGCCGCCGCTGGGGCGGGTGCGCGCCCGCAGTGCCGCTCGTGCCCGCGCCGGGCCGGTCCCAACTCGCCCGGTTTCCGCCGCCGCCTCGACGAGAGATGGGGCCGGGCTCCGCGGCGGGGTGGGTGCCCCGTCCCCGGCTGCAGCGCGGGGTGCTGGGGCGCCTTTACTGCCCTCGGCGGGCGGGGAGGGACGGTGGCGGAGGGGACCCGCTGCCGCCCGACGAGGAAACGGCTCCTCGGGAGGTTCCTGCCGCAGGAAGGGCCCAGCCCCACGGCTCAGCCGGGATCTGCGCTGCTGCCGGATTCTGGCGCGGCCTCTctgggcagtgggatggggacCCCATTAGGGGGGGCCCACgggagctgccctgccctggttTTTGTACCCACGCATCCCAGGGAGTTCTGCTGTGTTGGTGGCCGCGTCCCAAGTTCTCCCAGCACGTGAGTGGTGAGGAAGACAATGGAGGAGGCTGACACCAGTGTGGAGCAGCCGGGAAGGAAAATGGGGAAGGGACCCCCAAGCACTTGACAAAGCGAAACCTTGGAGGATGGGCAAGAGGGATGGGGGATgggcagggaggatggaggaCAGGCGGCATCCCCATTCCCAAACCTCTTCCCACAGACACTGTGTCAGGTTCAAACTCAGATGAGGTCCCACTGCAGAGAAGCAAACTCAAAAATAGCTTCACTTGTTGTTAAATAGACTTTAATTATGTTTGCGTGGGGAGGggttaaaggaaaataaaacttttcccgaggatgagcagcagcaggtggggAGGAGCAGCCCGGCTCTCCCCGGCTCTCCCCGGAGGCCACGGCCCTGGCTGGGCTCTCTGAGCAGGAGATGCTCGGGGCACCCAGAGTCCCCCTGGGGCACGCAGGTCCCTAAAGGCACAAGTGTCACTTTGTCCCCTCCCTGCATGGGTCCAccacccagagcagcccagtTGTGCAAAACCCCCATATAAAAAAATACCGGTTTTCAGTATCCTAAAAAACTAGAGCTTTGATCAATGTCAGTTCTCCACACTCTTGATTGGAATCCTGGGATGACACCCTGAAGAGCTGCTGGGTTCCACTGGGAGGGGACATTGGCACCAGAAGGGTGACAGGGAACAGCACCTGGTTAGTGTGAAAGGGGATGGATTTTTCCAGCCCCCTTCTTTAGCCCTGGGTGGGCAGAAGGTCCCTCCGTGGGTCAGGAGCACCCACCccacactgtccctgtccccagggtgggaCCAGGCGCAGGACAGGCTCAGGCAGGGAGGGTGTGCTCTGTTCCTTCCGCCATCCCCATCCCAAGGTCAGTGTCGAGGTCAGTGCCAGGCTacaggctgggctctgtgctggcct
Encoded proteins:
- the LOC136372192 gene encoding LOW QUALITY PROTEIN: rho GTPase-activating protein 27-like (The sequence of the model RefSeq protein was modified relative to this genomic sequence to represent the inferred CDS: deleted 1 base in 1 codon): MGSPSHCPERPRQIRQQRRSRLSRGAGPFLRQEPPEEPFPRRAAAGPLRHRPSPPAEGSKGAPAPRAAAGDGAPTPPRSPAPSLVEAAAETGRVGTGPARARAALRARTRPSGGRRRRRGEAMEPAEEALVLVEYGFEYRAKDGTLVSIKPNERYVLLKRTNPHWWHVRRSGDARPFYIPAQYVKELPPIAAPAPLEPPPSGHAATEPATLVPQPPPAYEYRFIGTAEPGEPAGGCPVPRRDSVPRRDSVPRKDSVLQRDSVPRRDSVPRRDSPPSLSSFRVLPGMTPHPAEPVRPSHSLDDLARVTPASRTATAMGARGDPPGQARPLGKSRSETLCASGKDRDVARRWPGAGPAAQAHKESEETPDPIYLNIQELREEAAAASSAPEEPGSSVSDWETHTDTDSGHLFYYNPVTGETTWDCPFGQAADGVSPAASPASSLAHSPELPEWEQHVDEGSGQTFFYNSVTGETSWDPPTARDTGSPQEMHPGGTRYGPMEQRPPTPETDYPDLSPDELECYPEEDYSPVGSYDQGASLCLSPRRPEELGSPPGWYGHSHPEGIMFYPEHFGRDKVPLGSRQERASSSSSQDSGLFAWHGAMSPAPGSKEEKFKCLEKAGVLNRTKTLDRGKRLRKNWSSSWTVLEGGILTFFKDSKHSAASALRHPSTLTTPEHTVELRGATLTWAGKDKSSKKNVLELRTREGSEFLIQHDSEQIITAWHRAIADSIGRRGSDIPGEEEEAEIRAEFGSREKLGGGEERRAAAGQVTGSAENDTSRVRNKLRKFLQRRPTLQSLRERGYIKDQVFGCSLLALCERERGTVPHFVLQCIWTVERRGLDIDGLYRVSGNLATIQKLRYKVEHDEQLDLDDGRWEDIHVVTGALKLFLRELPEPLVPFSHFDKFIAAIKIQDLSLRGRCIRDLVQSLPPAHHDTMKVLFRHLCRVVEHKEENRMSVQSVAIVFGPTLLRPASEEGNMAMHMVFQNQVVEHILNHYGYIFPDG